A region of the Bombus affinis isolate iyBomAffi1 chromosome 7, iyBomAffi1.2, whole genome shotgun sequence genome:
TAAGGCCGGTATGTAAATCGCGGAGCATACCGGGGCATACAGGGATCGGATGCAGGCCAATGTCCTGTCGGTTGCGCCATTGGGATCGGACGCGATCTTCAAGGCCGACAATTGCTCGGCTTTAGTCCTCAATGGTGTTTCGCAAGAACGACCCATATAACGAACTTGACGCGACGCGTGGCGCCCACCCCCTCCTCTCTCTTTTCATCTCCGGTGAAAGGTGCTCTGGCGAATCTCGAGGACGCTCGACCGTTTTATCCGTGAATTCCCTTTCTCCTGAATCGCGTGGTGCAGTAGTGAGAGCAAACCTCGTGGAATCGACCCGCCTTGTGCGCGCTCTTACCGGCACGATACGGAACGGAAATTGGCGCGCGGTTCTCGCGGATACCGCAAAGATCGCGCGCTCGCGCACCGCGCCGCTCCACGCCGAGAATGCCCCGTAGACTCGATTCCCTATGAGCCTATGGCTAGATTCGATCACGTGGCCGGCATAAGTACGGTGTGCCAGTAATTACAGCTGTACTTACATACCGCGGTGAACTGAGAAAACTGGTTTCCAGCGTACTGCCCACTCGCACTCGATTACCGGAGCACCGCGCAAGTTATATTTTACGAATATCTACGCGATACTAGCGCGCTTCAACGACACCTGGCTGCTCGCTCGCTATACGTAGAAAAAAAGGATAAAGAGACGTAAACGAATGGACGAACGAAGAGCAACGAAGAACGAACGTACAAAGGGAAACAAAAGAGAACGAGACAGATTTCTATCAGCACTTGGAACAACTATGCGGTTAAAACTTTACTGACAAACTTTCCTCGGGCTCGTTTTATTTCCCTACACCTAGTAAGCTCTTCTCTATGGAATAAAAACGTGTATCACACGTTGAGTACGTTGAGTACGCGACCGTCGTGTATAACTTCTTTTTTCGCTGTCATCGTTCTGCGAACGAGGCACGTTGAAAGATTTTCCCAACGAGGGAAGTTGGCTTACGAAACGCGATCGAAGACAAAACGAGAAGCATATAGTACGTCGGTATGTACTCGGAactctcgacgacgattcacgAATCTCTAGTTTGGTCGATGTTGAGAAGTGGGAATGTCGTCGATCGTTTGTCCGTTTGTCGAGAGAGAAAAAGATTTTCCAAATAGAAACATTGGTCTTTGTGGTACGTGGAGCCTGCGGCGGTGGAGTAGGCGCATTAATAATGTAAGTGTGCAGATGGTGTGCAGTGAGTGCGCGGTGGCGCTGACTAGGATCAATGTTCCGTTCGCGATCTATATAGTACATAGTACGGTATATGTAACGACAACGACGGTTATATGAGAAACAACACACCGTTACACAGGTCATTTCCATAGaatatatttgcaaatattctgATCAAACGTGGGATGGAATATGTATTTGAAAACAAGCATACGTGGCGTAAACACACGATCAATTCGGCTTGTATCTCTTTCGATTTGTTTGAACAATACCAGCTAAAATATAGTGGCAAAAAATACGCTATAAATGACGTATGACGATAACGTAGAAATACTCACTGGAAAAAAGGGGAGaacgaaaatgaaaaaatttagCGTTTTTCCATCGGAACAGTAGGAAGGATGCACACTTACCTACTTACTTAAGTATCGCGTGAAATATTTACGCGCGGATTACGTGACTAATTTCGTACGACAGACGAGAAAATTTGATCGAAACAAGGTATAATAGTATCGTGGGCGAGTTTCAAACCATCCACGTTATCCATATTACACAGTGGCAAGCGAACATACTTTCAACAAACGTTTCCACGTGCTGTTATAGAGAAACGGAGATCGAAGATATTGCCATCGCAATCCACTACGTGTTTATGGTTTCCCTCGACTCGCGAACGTTTCTATGAAAGGATACGAGCGAAAGACTATGGAAATCAGCTTTCCGAGAAAAATCTAGGCAAGAACGGAAGTTTACACGCGGAGAAACTGTCACAGAGCGACAAGGATAGTCTTAGACTATCGGAGATAGAAAATGGCAAAAAAGTGGATGGTCCAAGACTCGTACTACGCTGTAGTATGTacgatgtatacaatatattagAGTATCCACGCGCGTAGAAATCAGTATGCGGATTGGGAAGCGGTTGCAGAATCGGGGTATAGGCTCGCAAGCGTGTAAtaacgtattttataaatttattcacATGATTTAAATAAATCAAGTATACAGTTAAGTTTACGACATACGCGCAACCTGTGTCGTAGTTCACAGTATCGCAAAGCGCATGCTATTCCATTTTTTCCGTTTCTCACTCATAATTACGAGCTTTGTTTCTCGATTTGTATTTTCGTAACTTCTTCCTCCCTTCCTTTTTACTCTTACGCGGCGAATAATATTTTACACGAGGCGAAACGTTTTGtgatatacatatttacatatcgTACAGTGTTATCATCGGACCGGacatataaaattacaaaaagtcATCGTCTATCTAGTCGAGAATTCAAAATCGAAGCTAaaactctctctctttctacgCGCCGATAAAACCGTAACACGTCCGAATCGACGTATCGTTCCCTCTCGTATATGTATAGTtgatagttataatatatatatacaatgtaCACGTACGTCGACACAAACTTGCAACATTTTGCAATCTTATTTACATATTGCGTTTCCTTTCTTCCGTATAATAATAGATATGTACAAGAGCGTGGCCCTAAATCGCCATTAAAACCGATTTCACGGCGCAAAGGAGACGGCGTGTGTTTATATACTTTATTGCTCGGTGTAAAGTCGTCGAGCCAAGTGGAAGAGGGAGCGGAGAAGAGAGTGTCCGTCGAACTAGATTCTCGCGAGACGCCATTCAGAAATTCGCACGATACAGTTTGtgggcgcgcgcgcgcgcgcgcaatTAGTTGTACAACGAAAGAGAGAGGAGCCTGCTAGACGGGGACCAGAGATAACTGGCGGGGATGGGGAGGTACATAGAAGaggagaaaaggagaaaaagagagacggAATAGGGGAATAGACCGAATAGGGGAAAAAGAAAAGGGATGGGAAAAGGGGAGATGGGGGAACAGGCAAGAGTGGAAAAGTGAACAATCACGCCTTTACCGATCAAACAAAGCAAGAGCGCGTTtcacgagaaaagaaaaaagatcgtCGCGGACAAATATTTGGATAGTAGTCGCGTGTAACATAGTATATGCTTTGGGCTAATCGCGCGTTCCTCTATCGCTACTAACAACGTCTCCCTCGTTTTAAGCACAGCCTGTGAAAAGGCGACAGCAGCTCGACGACGATCTCTCGAGGTACATATGTAGTGGCGACGCGAATCGAATTCGATGTTCTCTCCCGTTCCCCTAATAACCTTGGACACTCGATACGCGAATTAAAAATCGAGAAAATATATGTTTCGTTTATCGATTGTCCAAATTGGTTAGTCGGCTAGTTCGTTGGAGCCAGTTGGACGCTTAGATACTCAGACGCTCGACGTTCGTACCGTCCCCTTTGCGACAGGTAGTGAAACGACAGTAAAATGGCAGTGAAACGGTAGTGAAACGGCAGTGAAACGGAACACAAAAAGCAAGAGAAGCTCCTCGTTCACGTTTATCCAAGGTATATCACAAGCAGAAGAGAATCGGTGCGCGCGAAGCTAGACGAGATAGGCCTGGCCGGAAGATGGTGGCGGTGGCGGAGGCGGCGGTTGTTGCTGTCTCCAGGCGGTTCTCTCCAACGTGGAATAATCCGAGTCGATGGACGAGTATATGTGCTCGGACAGCGGTCTCCTGTGATCCTCGCTGCTGCCGCTGCTGATGGTGGTGTTGTTGGTGCCGATGAGATTGCTACCTGGCACGGTAATCGCGTCTCGATAGGCGTGATTGACGGTCAGCCTAGGCTGCGGCGACGAAGGTGGCAGCTGTTGCTGAGGCATGGAAACCGTGCCGCAAGAATAGGCGGGCGGCGCGTGTTGCAACATCAACGCGGTCGTTGGCGAGGACGATGAGTCTTTAAACAGGGATCTTTGACCACGTTCTTGGGAGCGTAGCGTCGACACGCTCGTCTTCTCGCTACCGATACAGTCCAACGTGTACGTGTTGATGTTACGCTTGTAAACGAGGGGCGACGATTTACTCTCGACGGATATATCGGCGGGATTCATCATCGTATTGACCGATGACGGTATCGCGTATCGGAGACGTTCCCAGAACCTCTTCTCGCCCCAGGTAAGGATCGCCGCCGCGGTTCGAAGGTACGATCGTAGCTCGGGATCGCGTTCCACTTCCGGGCACGCGTGTCCCGCTTGAACGACGATCAACTGCGCCGCTCGTCCCCGGAGTGCTTCGTGAAGCGCCGCGCGAAACTCGAAACGGGACCATTCGGTTTGCACGAAGTTACGAGTGAGAACGATGAGGACACGGCGGGACGCGTCCACCGCTTCCAAGACGATCGGGGCCGGTGCGGAAGCACGAAGTACGCATGGTAAGTCGCGATGATGCAGGCACAGCCGAAATCCTGCGGTGCCGTGCTCCAGTTCCATCGCCAACGAATGCACCACGAAATCCTCGTCGTTCGGACTGTAGCAAACGTAACAATCGTAGAGGCGTTCGCGATCGGCGTCGCAGCACGCGGCGGCCATCGGTGCAGCCGCAGCCGGCATCGTCGCGGCACCGCTCGACTTGCCCGACGGTTTGCCGGCCCGCAGAAACCGTAAACCGTACTTGGAGTACGCCCACGCACCGACCGGTTCGCGGAATATAAAGGCGAGCACGACGATCACCAGAAGAACCAGCACCGCCGAGAGCGTTGCGGCCACCAGAGGCAAGTAATCGGAAACCATGATACTCTCGATGACGCCACCTTGAGAAAAGTAATCGGAACAGACCGTTTCGTTGACGTTCAAACGGCGCCGGTACGCTGGCCTCGCGTCCCCCCCGTAGTAGCACCAAACGTCGCTAGCGTCCACCACCTTATGCGCGTTGTCGGAAACCCACGAGGACAGCTCTTGCAAGAACTTGCATCGACAGGACCACGGGTTGCTGCCGAGAGACAGCTCGACGAGGCGAGCGTTCAGAGTGACCTGCCATACCGGGAAAGTCACCAATCGATTTCCACTGAGTCTCAATATCTCGAGCGAACGCAACGGCAGGAAGGTCAGGTTACCGATGAATCCGATCAGATTGTTTTGCAGATAGAGTTCGCGCAGGTGGGACAAACGTTCGAATTCGAACCCCTTCAGCTCGCGTATTCGATTGTCTTCCAGATGAAGAATCTGCAGATTGTTCAGCCCGTTGAACGTACGGTTCTGGATCGATTCGATGCCACTGGCGTTCACGTACAGCACTCGCATGTTCTTTCGTCCTATGAACACATGGTTCTGCAACTCGCGCAACACGTTCCCGTCCAAGTAGACCTCGGTCGCGTCCATCGGGATCCGTCGCGGTATCTCCTCCACGGTCAGGCCGGAGCAATCGACGGCGTTCGTGTTCCATGTGCGATCGTTGTAGCACTTGCAACCTGCCGGACAGGTCATCTCACAGTCGCACGCGTCGAAATCACAGCAATGGCACAAGGCGAAACAATGGGCTTCGTAGCGGCAGAGAAACTGCTCGGACCTGGCCGTTGACGCGGACACGATGGCTACGCCACGTGGTCCGGATGTACGACACATTACGTTGTCCAAGTCCATGATACGTGGATACTCCCTGGTCGATGTCTGATTGTTGATCGCTGGCAGCCAATCCATCGAACAGTTGCAGTTAAACGGATTTCCACCGATGTAGAACTCCGGCAGGGCTCGATCTTCCGGTACCTTGGTCAACAGCAACGACGTCAGCTCCATCGTCTCGATCATGTTCGCGTACATGTCGACCCTGGTCAGGTTCTCTTTGTCCCTGAACGTGTTAGGTCGTACCAGACTGATGTAGTTGTTATTTATGAACAGCAACTCTACGCTGTCCGGCACGGACAACGGGGACAACTCGGTAACACGGTTATGGCTGGCGTCCAAGGTTTTCACCTTCGAGTCGCGAATCTTGTAATAGTTGCCCAAGCTTTCGATGAAATTCCCATGTATATCCAACCATTTCAAGTTGCCAGGTATGAACGCGTAGTCGAACCACTCGATATGATTCTCCGACAGATTGAGCAGCAGCAAACTGGCGATATTGGTGAAAACGCCGTTAATGTCGGACAGGAAGTTTCCATCGAGTCTAATCGCTTCGAGTCGCACGTTTCGTTCGAAAGCATATCTCTCAACGTGTTGCACCTTGTTTCTAGCTAAATTCAGAATCTGCAGATTTGGTAGATCCCAGAGCATGCCGCGCGACAGATTGCCGATGTCGTTGCCGATCAGTCGCAGACCCGTCAATTGATCCAGATTGCGGAACGAGCCGTTGTAGAAATTGCTAATCCGATTCTCGCCCAAGTCGAGGGTTTTCAGGAGAGCGAGGTCGCGTAACGCGTCCGGCACCGACGTAAGCTCGTTACCACTCAGATCCAGTTCCTTCAGGTCCGAACAGTTGCGAAACGCGAGCGGATCGATGCTGGCGATCGCGTTGCCGGACAACGTTAGCCGATTCAGAACAAACAGACCGTTGAACAGTTGCGCTCCCACGGTGTGAAGCTTGTTGTCGGACAGCTCGAGGGTATGCAGATTGTAAAGTGGGAGAAAAGCGTTGCTCTCGATCCGATCAATTGTATTGTTCCGAAGATCGAGAATCTGCAGGAAGAACAGGTCCTTGAACATACGCGCGTCGATGTGCGTCAGCATGTTGTAAGAGAGGTCGAGAACGATCAGCCGAATCAGTCCGAGAAACGTAGTCTCGTCGACGCAGTCACTGCCGAGTCGATTGCCCGCAAGATTTAGCACGAGCAGCTGCTCCAGCCGGGTGAATATACCCCTGGGCAGGTCGCGGAGCCCGTTGTACGCCAGGTGTATCTCTCGAAGCTCCCTCGTACTGGCGAACAGACCTTCGGGCAACGAGTCCAACGAATTATAGCTGGCGTTAAACGTACGCAATACGGTCAGCCCTTGGAGCGCGTCACTGGCAATTTCGACGATCGAGTTCCGCTGCAGGTGCAACTCTTGCAGCTGACGAAGGCCAAGCAACGGGCTGTTCTCTTGTAAACGCGTGATCTCGTTACGCGACAGATCTAGAATTCGAATGTCCGCGCGACACGGTGGCGAATCGTCGTCGGTCCCGTCGGCTCCCTCGACTACTTCCATTCCTTCGACCGAGTCGCCACCGCGTCGATTTAATCCGATGTCGCTCACGTCGTGCAAACGATTCTCCGTTAGATTCAACGTTTGCAGATTATCCAGCGAGCAGAGTAGTTTCGCCGGCAACGCTTGCACGTTGCTCTCCACGATCTCCAAAGTGTGTAATTCGCGCAAACCATGGAAAGAGTCCGGCGCGAGTTCGAGAAAACGGCTGGCACCCCATACAGCGTTGAACGTTTGCACAGTCAGTTTCTTCAACTCGAGAAGCGGTTGAAACGCACCCTCTGGTATCCGCAGTACCTTACAGCCGTGCACGTGCAATTCGTGCAAGCTGGTCAAACGTTGCCAACTGTGAGCGTTGAAGCTACTCTCGAAGTGATGGACGTCACTGCAACGTATCCGTAGCTTGAGAGCGCCGTCGAGCGACGCAACCAGACCGGTGATCGCGCCAGGATCCAACACTCGAAGGGTGCAGTCCGCGGACCGCGTGTCGTTCCCACCCTCTGACAACCACTTGCAGGAAGCTCCGGCCGATTCCGAGAGTATACTTGATGCCAGGCAAAGAAAAGCCGCGTTCATCAGCGTGATAAAAACATACTTCGCTGTCATCTTGCGTGACGATGGTTGCGCACGGCTTTTCGGTTAGTTCAGAGTCGAGAGACGGACGCGATCGCGATCGCgaccaccaccaccgccaccaccaccagcacaaccaccaccaccaccgacACCAACACCAACACCACCTCCTCCACCTCCACCTCCACCACCTCCGCCACCAGCCCCCGAGATCGGCTCTCAATCACTTTCCAAATCTAATCAAACTATTTTCACCCTTTCTCGCCCCCTCGCTCGCGTACACACTCGCACAGCGATGATGACACACGCACGCACATACACACGCAGGCGAGTgcgagcgcgcgcgcgctcaTGCACCTCCTATCACGTAAGTACGGACCGGCCCATTTCTCTTGTCGTTTATTCGTAGGCCGGTGGCGAGGCACCCTGCCCTACGCTCCTCGGCTCGTCCTTCGTCACTCGCTACCCTCGCTTCCAACTGTTCTTTCTTTCGAAAAGATTACACCTCTTCGTCGCTTTTATCTCGCGATCAACCTTCGTCGTCTATATCTTCCCTACCGAGAATGTTTTCACGCGGTTACATCAAGTAGTACGAGCACGCTTTAACGAAACACCGACAGAACGAAAACAGTTCGTACAAAGCCGTGTACGCGAAGCGACCGTGCACTACCGTACACTCGCTTCGCATCAACCACCAGCACTGATCCAGCAGACCGCTGACCGCGCATCATCGGCATTCCCGACCGTTCCTCTTCGATGTCTCGCTACAACGCCAGAGTGCGCCACTCTATTACAATATCCTGCAAACAACCCGCCACGAACAAGAACAGAATGTAAAACAACATAACGTCCATATACGCTTTGGTACGTGCACCTCACCGGTTTTACTCCACTCCCTACTGGTTGGTGCATTTTTTCTCTACCCCAATTACAACGATTATGCTAAGTTGTTAGAAAATCCCTTGGTCGATACTACTTCAAGATTTCAATTGTAAAGCTCTTCAAATATTCCAAGCAACGAAtcgttttcttcctttcctttttcgttCATTTTCTTCGAAAATATCCCATTTTCATCTATTAAATACCGAATCTATCCTACCTTTCATAACGTTTTCACGTATTTCGAATAACCCTGTACACGAGTAACCTATACATATAATGTAGTTTATTCGAGAAAATTCCAGTATTCTCCGTTGTATTACGATATTCTTTTTcatcaaataattaattttatatgctTTACATAAAATCAATCAAACGCGTATAATATATCATGCAACAATGTAGAGTGTAGAGGATATGTATATTGAAAAACGTTATACGAGTGacatgatattttaatttacc
Encoded here:
- the LOC126918518 gene encoding toll-like receptor 7, which gives rise to MTAKYVFITLMNAAFLCLASSILSESAGASCKWLSEGGNDTRSADCTLRVLDPGAITGLVASLDGALKLRIRCSDVHHFESSFNAHSWQRLTSLHELHVHGCKVLRIPEGAFQPLLELKKLTVQTFNAVWGASRFLELAPDSFHGLRELHTLEIVESNVQALPAKLLCSLDNLQTLNLTENRLHDVSDIGLNRRGGDSVEGMEVVEGADGTDDDSPPCRADIRILDLSRNEITRLQENSPLLGLRQLQELHLQRNSIVEIASDALQGLTVLRTFNASYNSLDSLPEGLFASTRELREIHLAYNGLRDLPRGIFTRLEQLLVLNLAGNRLGSDCVDETTFLGLIRLIVLDLSYNMLTHIDARMFKDLFFLQILDLRNNTIDRIESNAFLPLYNLHTLELSDNKLHTVGAQLFNGLFVLNRLTLSGNAIASIDPLAFRNCSDLKELDLSGNELTSVPDALRDLALLKTLDLGENRISNFYNGSFRNLDQLTGLRLIGNDIGNLSRGMLWDLPNLQILNLARNKVQHVERYAFERNVRLEAIRLDGNFLSDINGVFTNIASLLLLNLSENHIEWFDYAFIPGNLKWLDIHGNFIESLGNYYKIRDSKVKTLDASHNRVTELSPLSVPDSVELLFINNNYISLVRPNTFRDKENLTRVDMYANMIETMELTSLLLTKVPEDRALPEFYIGGNPFNCNCSMDWLPAINNQTSTREYPRIMDLDNVMCRTSGPRGVAIVSASTARSEQFLCRYEAHCFALCHCCDFDACDCEMTCPAGCKCYNDRTWNTNAVDCSGLTVEEIPRRIPMDATEVYLDGNVLRELQNHVFIGRKNMRVLYVNASGIESIQNRTFNGLNNLQILHLEDNRIRELKGFEFERLSHLRELYLQNNLIGFIGNLTFLPLRSLEILRLSGNRLVTFPVWQVTLNARLVELSLGSNPWSCRCKFLQELSSWVSDNAHKVVDASDVWCYYGGDARPAYRRRLNVNETVCSDYFSQGGVIESIMVSDYLPLVAATLSAVLVLLVIVVLAFIFREPVGAWAYSKYGLRFLRAGKPSGKSSGAATMPAAAAPMAAACCDADRERLYDCYVCYSPNDEDFVVHSLAMELEHGTAGFRLCLHHRDLPCVLRASAPAPIVLEAVDASRRVLIVLTRNFVQTEWSRFEFRAALHEALRGRAAQLIVVQAGHACPEVERDPELRSYLRTAAAILTWGEKRFWERLRYAIPSSVNTMMNPADISVESKSSPLVYKRNINTYTLDCIGSEKTSVSTLRSQERGQRSLFKDSSSSPTTALMLQHAPPAYSCGTVSMPQQQLPPSSPQPRLTVNHAYRDAITVPGSNLIGTNNTTISSGSSEDHRRPLSEHIYSSIDSDYSTLERTAWRQQQPPPPPPPPSSGQAYLV